The Carassius gibelio isolate Cgi1373 ecotype wild population from Czech Republic chromosome B12, carGib1.2-hapl.c, whole genome shotgun sequence genome has a segment encoding these proteins:
- the mrpl10 gene encoding 39S ribosomal protein L10, mitochondrial — protein MAATLCSRLFPKSGWLPLSQSVRHGSKAVTRHRKPVHFLKQKLMAVTEYIPPTPAAPPAALAPRVRKTEEESALAVLLRKDLENLFKECKMIAVVQNNAINAEDLMVLKHKLNRHNISVKFFPNQVTRSFLSNSIYSNLLPLFVGQTVIFVSKEPKVKEMLQALKHSPQMVLLGACIENTLLSYQGILSYSRLPSMTTIQGEIVGGLTMMTSRTVSMLRHHPAHLSALLQQYVKQQGSGDSTNAVTDKDTSTIQEAAA, from the exons ATGGCAGCGACCTTGTGTAGCAGGCTTTTCCCGAAATCGG GATGGCTGCCATTAAGCCAGAGTGTTCGTCATGGCTCCAAAGCTGTTACTCGTCACAGAAAGCCAGTACACTTTCTGAAGCAGAAGCTGATGGCTGTCACAGAGTACATTCCCCCCACACCTGCAGCTCCTCCTGCTGCTTTGGCTCCACGAGTCAGAAAGACTGAAGAG GAAAGTGCTCTGGCAGTTTTGTTGAGGAAAGACCTAGAAAACTTGTTTAAGGAATGTAAGATGATTGCTGTGGTCCAAAACAATGCAATCAATGCAGAGGACCTCATGGTGCTGAAACACAAACTGAACAGACACAATATCAGTGTCAAGTTCTTCCCAAACCAG GTGACAAGGTCCTTTCTCAGCaacagcatttacagtaacctgTTGCCTCTATTTGTTGGCCAGACTGTGATATTTGTTAGTAAAGAGCCAAAAGTTAAAGAGATGCTCCAAGCGTTAAAACACAGTCCTCAGATGGTGCTGTTAG GCGCTTGTATAGAGAACACATTGCTTTCATATCAAGGCATTCTCAGTTACTCCAGACTCCCGTCTATGACCACTATCCAGGGTGAGATAGTTGGTGGTCTAACCATGATGACTTCACGGACTGTCTCAATGCTGCGTCACCATCCAGCTCACCTTTCCGCCCTCCTTCAGCAGTACGTCAAACAGCAAGGCTCTGGGGACTCCACAAATGCTGTTACAGATAAAGATACTTCAACAATACAGGAAGCAGCAGCTtga